From Arctopsyche grandis isolate Sample6627 chromosome 12, ASM5162203v2, whole genome shotgun sequence, one genomic window encodes:
- the RpL28 gene encoding ribosomal protein L28, whose amino-acid sequence MSAHLSWMVIRNNHAFLMKRRNVDKPFSREPHNLTNLNSFRYNGLVHRKTLCVAASRDKKGFGVEWRTRKGRAGHKPAQGSAKRLMKGGPRRALHKLRAFASQPYRRDLRKAALRKASAVLRSQRKIKPRKAKPQAATAAAAAAAAAAAPAATAD is encoded by the coding sequence ATGTCGGCGCACCTCTCCTGGATGGTGATCCGCAACAACCACGCGTTTCTGATGAAGCGGCGCAACGTGGACAAGCCGTTCAGCCGCGAGCCGCACAATCTGACGAACCTGAACTCGTTCCGCTACAACGGGCTGGTGCACCGCAAGACGCTGTGCGTGGCCGCCAGTCGCGACAAGAAGGGCTTCGGCGTGGAGTGGAGGACGCGCAAGGGCCGTGCCGGCCACAAACCCGCGCAGGGCTCGGCTAAGCGGCTCATGAAGGGCGGCCCCCGACGCGCTCTGCACAAGTTGCGCGCCTTCGCCTCGCAGCCCTACCGCCGCGACCTGCGCAAGGCCGCCCTCCGCAAGGCCTCCGCCGTCCTCCGCTCCCAGCGCAAGATCAAACCGCGCAAGGCCAAGCCCCAGGCGGCCACCGCCGCCGCTGCCGctgccgccgccgccgccgcccccGCTGCCACCGCGGACTAA
- the LOC143919698 gene encoding uncharacterized protein LOC143919698: protein MSSAENEEIEASTSKSHKGRNPTRDVEPIRDRSSSRIHQTRSQTQSIEILAKENKVEVIMTSIELRYSGAVQRLKGKIDKSSELDEGQYQTIKEAYDYVRKLHYEYLDNLTDISKAAKIDEEYDAITITVKNLKAALDCQSFQDSKLKVEQATIKFARDKLPTLTIPTFQGDPSEWKSFQQAFKNIIGNKTEYSNVTKLLYLHQSLLGPALAAVSGLDISSDNYEITWSILDKQYNLPRLNLKTRINSLCDLKLITKESHIELRDLLNKVTVCIKNIESLGYAREILDPWVTCLVLRKLPFSLLKDWETSLVDREMPPYEKLETFLQNRCNVLQSTASVITVKEFPHNRQRIRRTHVANKNPSSKVNACAFCRNNHFIGKCDKFKAKSSLERNEFVKSNNMCFKCLNSSHKITNCKSNYNCLRCKQNHHTLLHQDDTFSSNNTGRKSINAHSTHFSQREIILPTVQVDIITSNGTVVKGRTLLDSGSQVNYVTTSFAKKNNFKLEKISQKIVGIANQESSIRHITKVTIRSSTTNYSTKVLCLVLPEITGEIPTVKLDQQLISIPAGIKLSDPLWNKPTPIDLLLGAEICVHAMKAGTIQLGKGMPILKDTEFGWTIVGPYPEVNNAPGKSHIGLSQLDSHIQNFWMIDQVPMVKHQSLEEKRCEEHFQAHTSRDKNGRFCVALPYKNSPVVLGSSLHIAEKRHKTLERRFLANNNLKMEYNKVLEEYINLGHMSECEPPEAHEVHCYLPHHVVVKESSLTTKYRVVFDASAKTTSNISLNNILMVGPSVQSDLLSLLLNFRLHKYVITADIKQMYRQIQIAEKNKNVQLNHNSLWWDGPSWLKLDESRWPRRPPEITIDLPERRVVTNATLVRENNWIDKYSHLPRLLRVLSYVRRPLRNKQLNVKENNEPSALELNDALNNLIRLSQMESFPLEYRLLSKGHPIPSSSKLAKLSPLFHENLICVGSRLPLGTTLSKSPIILSNKHKLTHMIVRDAHLKYIHLGTQALLSLLRQTYWPLAGHNTVKGVVRSCVICFRNKPLSHNRLMGLLPLERTTANFPFSHVGIDFAGPFPVKSGCNKNSKIIKGYVCVFVCFSSKAVHLELVGDLTSSNFLNCLRRFVARRGRPNTIYSDNATNFVGASRELVNLVKLIYERPHEEKLLRYVASEGIRWKFNPPRAPHMGGLWEAAVKSMKIHLNKVLKATTLNFESFCTVLTQIEACMNSRPLSPLSSDPLDLLPLTPGHFLIGRSLLALPMEVKYNTNVHANLLQIQLTTAAFWKRWSAEYLHSLQLRHKWKKDSSNNLSVGQMVLLKEEHMLPTRWVLGRVTKLYPGPDGRVRVVDVFTASGEFRRSSHLVAPLPILPQGPLDRKEDQQEGGETAASIPSTSVA, encoded by the coding sequence atgtcaagtgctgaaaacgaggaaatagaagcttcgacttccaagtcgcataaaggtcgaaatccaactagggacgtagaacctattagagacaggtcaagctctagaatacatcagactcgaagtcagactcaatcgatagaaatattagcgaaggaaaataaagtagaagtcataatgacgtcaatagaattaaggtattcaggcgcggtacaaagactaaaaggaaaaatagataaatcctccgaattagatgaaggacagtatcaaaccattaaagaagcatacgattatgtccgaaaactccattacgagtatttagataaccttacagacatatcgaaagcggccaaaatagacgaagagtacgatgcaattacaataacagttaaaaatcttaaagcagcattagattgccaatcctttcaagatagtaaactaaaggtagagcaagcaacaattaaatttgctagagataagttaccgacgttaaccattcccacatttcagggagatccatctgaatggaaatcgtttcaacaagcttttaagaatataataggaaacaaaacggaatattcgaatgtcacgaaattactatatttgcatcaatcattactcggtcccgctttagcagctgtatcagggttagatattagctcagacaattatgaaataacgtggagtattttagacaagcaatacaatttaccaagacttaatcttaaaactaggatcaactcactttgtgatttaaaattaatcacaaaggaatcacatatcgaattgagagatctattaaataaggtaacggtgtgtattaaaaacattgaatcattgggttacgcgagagaaattttagatccatgggtaacatgtttagttctaaggaaattaccatttagtttattaaaggactgggaaacatctctggttgacagagaaatgccaccgtacgagaagttagaaacgtttctgcagaatagatgtaacgtattacaatctactgcatctgtaattacggtgaaagaattccctcataaccgtcaacgaatcaggagaactcatgtcgcgaataaaaacccatcaagtaaggtaaacgcatgtgcattttgtcgaaataatcatttcataggcaaatgtgataaattcaaagcaaaatccagtttggaaagaaatgaattcgttaaatctaataacatgtgttttaaatgtttaaattcatcgcataagataacaaattgcaaatctaactataattgcttaaggtgcaaacaaaaccatcacactttgttgcatcaggacgatacatttagttccaataatacgggaaggaagtcaattaatgctcattctactcatttctctcaaagggagataattttaccgacggtacaagtggacattataacgtccaatggaacggtcgttaagggtcgcacattattagattccggctcacaagtcaactatgttaccacatctttcgctaagaagaataacttcaagttagagaaaatctctcaaaaaattgtaggtatcgctaatcaagaaagtagcattcgtcacatcaccaaggtgaccataaggtcttcaaccactaattactcaaccaaagtgttgtgtttggtattaccagaaattactggcgaaattccaactgtgaaactggatcaacagttaatttcaataccagcgggaatcaagttatcagatcccctttggaataaaccgacgccaatcgatttattgctcggcgccgagatttgcgttcatgctatgaaagcaggaaccatccagttaggaaaaggtatgcctatcttaaaggataccgaattcggatggacaatagttggtccatatcccgaagtaaataatgctccagggaagagccacataggcttaagtcaattagacagtcacattcaaaacttttggatgatcgaccaggttcctatggtaaaacatcaatctcttgaggagaaaagatgtgaggaacatttccaagcacacacatcacgagataaaaacggtagattttgtgtagctttaccatataaaaattccccggtagtattaggaagttcattgcacattgcggagaaaagacacaaaactttggaaagacgttttttagccaataataatttaaaaatggaatacaataaagttttagaagagtacataaatttaggacatatgtcagagtgtgaacctccggaggcacatgaggttcattgttatttacctcatcacgtcgtggttaaggagtctagccttaccactaaatatcgtgtagtttttgatgcgtccgcaaagacaacgtccaatatctcactaaataatattttgatggtgggacctagtgtccaatcagatttgttaagtttactactcaactttcgactccataaatacgtgattactgcggatattaagcagatgtaccgacagattcaaatagcagagaaaaacaaaaatgtacaattaaatcataattcgttatggtgggacggccctagttggttgaaattagacgaatcacgatggcctcgaagacctcctgagatcacaatagatcttccagagagaagggtagtcactaacgctacccttgtgagggaaaataattggatagataaatattctcatcttccaagactccttcgagttttatcatatgttcgtcggccactaaggaataaacaattaaacgttaaagaaaataacgaaccgtccgctttagaattaaatgatgctttaaataatttgattaggttatcgcaaatggaatcatttccattggaatatcgtttgctgagcaagggacatccaattcccagtagcagtaaattagctaaattgtcccctctattccacgagaatttaatttgtgttggaagtagacttcctctgggaacaactctatcaaagtcacccattatcttgtcaaataagcataaacttacacacatgattgtccgagacgcgcacttgaaatatattcacttgggtactcaagccttactgtcgttattgcggcagacctattggccattggccggacataatactgtcaaaggagtggtgcgttcatgtgtcatttgtttcagaaataaaccactgtcacacaatagattaatgggattactcccgcttgaacgtaccactgcgaattttcctttcagtcatgtggggatagacttcgcaggaccttttcctgtgaagagtggttgcaataagaattctaagataattaagggttacgtttgtgtctttgtgtgtttttccagtaaggcagttcacttggaacttgtcggagacttaacgagttcaaatttcttaaattgtttaagaagattcgtagccagacgtggcaggcccaatacgatatattccgacaatgctactaattttgtcggtgcaagtcgtgaactcgttaatttagtaaaattaatttacgaacgtcctcatgaggagaagctactacggtatgtagcctccgaagggattcgttggaagtttaacccgccaagggcgcctcacatgggagggctgtgggaagcagcggttaaatccatgaagattcatttaaacaaggtgttaaaggccaccaccttaaatttcgaatcattttgtacggtattgactcaaatagaagcttgcatgaattcccgtcctcttagtcccttgtcttcggatccactagaccttttacccctcacacctggacatttcttaattggcagatccttactcgctcttccaatggaggttaaatataacactaatgtccatgccaatctgcttcagatacaattgaccacagcagcattttggaaacgttggtcggcggaatatttacattctttgcagttacgacacaaatggaagaaggactcgagcaacaatctgagtgtgggtcaaatggtcctgttaaaggaggaacacatgctgccaacccgatgggtcttgggtcgagtcactaaattgtatcccggaccagatggcagagttcgagtcgtcgacgtctttactgccagcggagagtttcgtcggtccagtcatctagtggcgccattgccgattctaccacaaggaccacttgacaggaaggaagatcagcaagagggaggagaaacagcagcttcaattccgtcaacttcggtagcttag
- the LOC143920365 gene encoding uncharacterized protein LOC143920365: MSAKSEKLNNIKINIKCIVVSNSLRMTVEDLSREYRQVEGRNLSVHEFGYSNLLDFLKRECTDIIRLQSVGTSYVICPIITKEIENLNSLIEKQKLPANVLSRNYRRNTSNVAVGKRSSIISDKSNTAAFKNATLMNNECTNVKENYINSQNVPKKNYKLVELKNELHQNLKMLIKDHRELWLSQLNDEYYKKFGRHLEYQKLGYVNVVALCRSMPHVFNIQRPDDYGDWKLYDRDSNLQHDFQRAPEKVDIPETSTLVSLEAKIFGLNALPGISLDPSLCPEECIDNEFQIRRASSPSVNSEILVSISEVVDPSHFWFHIVADEHSLALEKLMNSMDVLYRSSESYKMVRAQMKTGTHCAVPFEGLYHRAEIIANVDLEVVKVRYIDYGTILNVFCKDVRLLLKKFCELPVQAMRGRLSGVSPVHELWSSAARRRFFGLVNGIPLAAKVSSTHDNNISCLGLMNTSSGSKDVIIAKVLYFEGLANLDSSTDKYWTYKEHQYLLPTFEDLETGCAPNFTALEDAEELDLIFKKSVGLSRDSEDNFSVAKKDDIKPIDISKSFSLLKTSESKYPKESIEDQKLINSLIKPIDISHKSDNEQFENHDADNLSNDDEINVIPSTTNNNYDSRNSLHPISSHSYNNAWNEIKYPPPPPPPPLYYYPPPNFGNIWTPGSHHYGPPQHYNVYQNYWSPHSPSCISYPPPEFHIPQYSPFSAHTYCHVEQNYPASDDHSGSNYFSSPSESVIEPSPIQDLKVNDSKPSARRNSTFKQLNTENKLLLVGRELVGGCNLEIWQLKCVDNDETNPFIIVEQYATIFLQPTGKEELLSKIYSNVIALNITFMRHRELLDIVSDITQQGNSNLSIGEGILINSLTKDCPNSGGYFALLPLDNVVDVSFQYSDNLKVKLGHIIKDMLTIIKAYV, encoded by the exons ATGTCTGCGAAATCGGAGAAATTGAATAACAtcaaaattaacataaaatgcATCGTCGTGTCCAACTCGCTTCGGATGACGGTAGAAGATCTCAGTCGAGAATATCGCCAAGTCGAAGGACGAAATTTATCCGTTCACGAATTCGGCTATTCCAATTTGTTGGATTTCTTAAAGCGAGAGTGCACCGACATCATACGG CTCCAGAGCGTGGGAACGTCGTACGTCATATGTCCAATCATAACGAAagaaatcgaaaatttaaactcGTTAATCGAGAAACAAAAGTTGCCTGCAAATGTGCTTTCGAG AAATTATAGAAGAAATACCTCCAACGTTGCCGTAGGAAAACGCTCCTCCATTATATCGGACAAAAGTAATACTGCGGCTtttaaaaatgccactctgatGAATAACGAGTGCACGAATG TCAAGGAGAATTATATCAATTCACAAAACGTccctaaaaaaaactataaacttGTCGAATTGAAAAATGAGCTTCACCAAAACCTAAAAATGCTCATAAAGGATCATCGGGAATTATGGTTGTCCCAATTGAACGATGAGTATTACAAGAAATTTGGACGACATCTAGAATATCAGAAATTGGGATACGTCAACGTCGTAGCCCTTTGCAGAAGTATGCCACATGTTTTCAATATTCAGAGACCCGATGATTATGGAGACTGGAAGCTGTATGACAGAGATTCGAACTTGCAACATGACTTCCAACGAGCACCTGAAAAAGTCGACATACCAGAGACCTCGACTCTTGTTAGCTTAGAAGCAAAAATTTTTGGCTTGAATGCTCTGCCCGGCATATCTCtg GATCCTTCGTTGTGTCCAGAGGAATGTATAGATAACGAATTTCAAATCCGACGAGCGTCAAGTCCTTCAGTTAATTCTGAAATCCTTGTTTCGATATCTGAAGTGGTCGATCCCTCTCATTTTTGGTTCCATATAGTGGCCGATGAACACAGTTTAGCTTTAGAAAAGTTGATGAACTCTATGGA CGTACTATACAGGTCCAGCGAATCGTATAAGATGGTGAGGGCACAAATGAAAACTGGGACACACTGCGCCGTACCTTTTGAAGGGCTTTACCATCGTGCTGAGATAATAGCTAACGTTGATCTTGAAGTGGTGAAA GTGAGATACATTGACTACGGTACTATATTAAACGTTTTCTGTAAAGACGTAAGGCTTTTGTTGAAAAAATTCTGTGAACTACCTGTACAAGCAATGAGGGGTCGATTATCTGGAGTTTCACCGGTTCATGAATTGTGGTCATCGGCAGCCAGAAGACGATTTTTCGGTCTCGTAAACGGCATACCCCTTGCGGCCAAAGTTTCCAGTACGCATGATAAT aacatATCTTGTTTAGGATTAATGAATACTTCATCGGGTTCCAAAGACGTTATTATTgccaaagtattatattttgaaggaTTGGCAAATTTAGATTCTTCCACTGACAAATATTGGACTTAT AAAGAACATCAATATTTACTTCCAACATTTGAGGACCTGGAAACAGGGTGCGCTCCGAATTTTACAGCATTAGAAGATGCGGAAGAACTGGacttaatatttaaaaagtctGTTGGTTTATCGAGAGATAGTGAAGATAATTTTTCCGTTGCAAAAAAAGACGACATTAAACCAATCGATATTAGtaaatctttttcattattgaaaacaTCTGAAAGTAAATATCCCAAAGAGTCCATAGAGgatcaaaaattgattaatagTCTGATAAAACCAATAGATATTTCTCATAAATCTGACAATGAACAATTTGAAAATCATGACGCGGACAATCTGTCTAATGACGACGAAATCAATGTAATACCTTCCACAACGAATAACAATTATGATTCAAGAAATAGTTTACATCCTATTAGTAGTCATTCGTACAACAATGCTTggaacgaaattaaatatccgCCACCGCCGCCGCCGCCACCACTATATTATTACCCTCCACCAAATTTTGGAAATATATGGACACCTGGATCACATCACTATGGACCACCTCAACACTACAATGTGTATCAGAATTATTGGAGTCCACATTCTCCATCTTGCATTTCATATCCACCTCCAGAATTTCACATCCCCCAATATAGCCCATTTTCAGCGCATACTTATTGCCACGTTGAACAGAATTATCCGGCAAGTGATGATCATTCGGGCTCAAATTATTTCTCGAGTCCATCCGAGTCTGTTATAGAACCTTCGCCTATTCAGGATCTTAAAGTTAATGATTCAAAACCGTCGGCTAGGCGTAACTCGactttcaaacaattaaatacagaaaataaATTACTACTCGTTGGCAGAGAAT TGGTAGGTGGATGCAACTTGGAAATTTGGCAATTGAAATGTGTGGACAATGATGAAACCAATCCTTTCATTATAGTCGAACAGTATGCCACTATATTTTTACAACCCACGGGAAAAGAAGAATTGCTTAGCAAAATTTATTCCAACGTTATTGCATTGAACATCACATTTATGCGGCATCGTGAATTACTCGACATTGTGAG TGATATAACACAACAGGGAAATTCGAATCTATCAATAGGAGAAGGAATcttgataaattcactgacaAAAGATTGTCCAAATTCTGGTGGATATTTTGCTCTTTTGCCATTGGATAATGTCGTAGATGTGTCATTTCAATATAGTGACAA CCTGAAAGTCAAATTGGGGCATATTATCAAGGATATGTTAACAATAATTAAGGCGTATGTTTGA
- the LOC143920366 gene encoding ATP-dependent (S)-NAD(P)H-hydrate dehydratase-like translates to MLQVRILVVALMLTKSIKCEFGVVRAYNRYPGCMSAEYSETDAVSGWTEILMPKDDQNMKGYSGTLGVIGGAAETSGAAYFTAVTALKIGIDAVQIFCTGPYGDTIKSYSPDITVYPILNTAVDRVISLLTKVDIVVLGPGLDKDAHSLNTVIPKVIQHCKAEKKPLIIDFDLYFLTPTIINSLAQFTYPGVIIVPNAMEFDKLYELMKTPTSSSTINIDSVKFGENIYILRKGCTDVGISTNPESTWTLTHGGSARRSAGQGHMLAGAVATYYFWAIKKIPESKSYSRGPMFKAAIATYAAARLIRQCNQMSFKLHNRSMMTSDMIADILEAINNVDD, encoded by the exons atgCTGCAAGTACGAATTTTAGTGGTGGCGTTGATGTTGACGAAAAGCATAAAATGTGAATTTGGTGTGGTACGTGCATACAACAGATATCCGGGATGTATGAGTGCCGAATATTCGGAAACCGATGCAGTCAGTGGATGGACAGAGATATTGATGCCCAAGGACGATCAAAACATGAAAGGATACTCGGGTACTTTGGGGGTTATCGGTGGAGCTGCTGAAACTTCAGGGGCGGCTTATTTCACCGCCGTTACTGCCCTCAAG atTGGAATCGATGCAGTACAAATTTTTTGCACGGGCCCCTACGGAGACACCATTAAATCATATAGTCCAGACATAACAGTATATCCCATCTTGAACACGGCTGTTGACAGAGTAATTTCCCTCCTTACAAAGGTCGACATAGTAGTGTTGGGTCCTGGATTGGATAAAGATGCTCACAGTCTGAACACAGTTATCCCTAAAGTTATCCAACATTGCAAGGCTGAAAAGAAGCCATTGATAATCGACTTTGACTTGTACTTCTTAACGCCGACAATTATCAACAGTCTCGCTCAATTCACCTATCCAGGTGTTATAATCGTTCCCAACGCGATGGAATTCGACAAATTGTATGAACTTATGAAAACTCCAACATCAAGCTCAACTATAAACATCGATTCGGTCAAATTCGGCGAAAACATATATATCTTGAGAAAGGGTTGCACGGATGTCGGCATTTCTACAAATCCAGAGTCGACATGGACCCTAACTCACGGCGGCTCTGCACGCCGTTCTGCTGGCCAAGGACACATGTTGGCCGGCGCCGTGGCTACATACTACTTTTGGGCAATTAAAAAGATTCCAGAATCAAAATCATACTCCCGAGGACCCATGTTCAAGGCTGCGATTGCTACGTATGCCGCAGCACGACTCATACGCCAATGCAATCAGATGTCGTTCAAATTGCACAACCGAAGCATGATGACTTCTGATATGATTGCTGACATACTAGAGGCAATAAATAATGTAGATGATTGA